In Armatimonadota bacterium, a single genomic region encodes these proteins:
- a CDS encoding pseudouridine-5'-phosphate glycosidase, translated as MGKVALETAVLTHGLPESVAVECALSCEAAVREGGGEPVTIGILKGEPVIGLSEEQIRLLGGEPGSDKASLHNLPIILARKRSAGTTVAATLFLAAQAGIGAMSTGGIGGVHRGGGDDVSSDLTQLATTSAIVVCSGVKIVLDVRRTRERLETLGITLLGWRVERMPGFYCAETDERVDAMIETPREAAEILSAKRRAGLPGAVIVAVPPPMPMDRDRIESIVEDGFRKAPSGPEQTPYMLEYVSQMTEGESMAANIALLCNNARIAGQIAVELGSIRT; from the coding sequence ATGGGAAAAGTAGCGCTTGAGACCGCCGTACTTACACACGGATTGCCCGAATCGGTGGCTGTTGAGTGCGCTCTATCCTGCGAAGCCGCAGTGCGCGAAGGCGGAGGCGAGCCGGTTACGATCGGTATTTTGAAGGGGGAGCCGGTGATCGGGCTGTCGGAAGAACAGATCAGGCTCTTGGGCGGCGAGCCAGGCTCTGACAAGGCCAGCCTGCACAATTTGCCGATTATCTTGGCGCGAAAGCGGTCTGCCGGCACGACGGTCGCTGCGACGCTCTTTTTGGCCGCTCAAGCGGGTATCGGCGCGATGTCGACGGGAGGCATCGGCGGCGTGCATCGGGGCGGCGGAGACGATGTGAGCAGCGATTTGACCCAGTTGGCAACCACCAGCGCGATCGTGGTGTGCAGCGGGGTCAAGATCGTGCTGGACGTACGCCGCACCCGCGAGCGATTGGAGACGCTGGGGATTACGCTGCTCGGTTGGCGCGTCGAGCGGATGCCGGGCTTCTATTGCGCCGAGACGGACGAAAGGGTGGACGCAATGATTGAAACGCCGCGAGAAGCCGCCGAAATCCTATCGGCAAAACGCCGAGCCGGATTGCCGGGCGCGGTGATTGTGGCCGTGCCGCCGCCGATGCCGATGGATCGAGATCGCATTGAAAGCATTGTCGAAGATGGATTTAGGAAAGCCCCTTCGGGGCCCGAACAGACGCCGTACATGCTTGAGTATGTGAGCCAGATGACCGAGGGCGAGTCGATGGCGGCGAACATCGCCCTTCTGTGCAACAACGCTCGCATCGCCGGCCAAATCGCAGTTGAGCTAGGCTCGATTCGTACCTAA